Proteins encoded together in one Anaerotignum propionicum DSM 1682 window:
- the addB gene encoding helicase-exonuclease AddAB subunit AddB gives MALRFIIGTAGTGKTHLCMDEIIDKQKMGLGRQIYIVPEQFTSQAERDLIAHSPQNAILLAEVLSFGRLAYQTFSKNGMRQKAPLGDIGKSMALQKVLLDEKENLSFFGNVMNKTGFIDQLSLTISEFFQYYIEPCQLLEKAQAGTLTQGVTEKLTDLAKIYDAYIKFTNKDYILADETLSLLAAQLSVEKPFQETELWLDGFYGFTPQEYSVIENLLKLSTQVNVTLPMDEKSFFAPFLPQSAPFYEPYITKNKLIRIAEENGIPLAPSVFLWENHRAETQALKSLEKYYFQGYHKKCSLAESISITACPTKQEEITFAAGKIIRLVRQKGLRFKEMAIVTNAMGAYEKSLRSILHEYGIPCFIDSRREITSHPLITMVTALLDSLIYDFRYENVFSYLKSGLIPFSYEEQDALENYVLAYGIKGYKWLKENWKYGLKKEGEETIAYMNLLRQRFLEPFQPFLQLKRKERLPLKEFIALLFQHLEALHVAETLVTWTEESRENGNPSKAEEHRQIWQLLLQVLDKATEILGEEPMTMAEAAKVLSAGLQKCTMGVIPPTTDCLVVGDIERSRLPEIKYLFVLGVNEGVLPSPSQPQGIFTETERQLLTETGMELASGGKQKAFEEQFLIYRGLTRPSQGLFLTFANGNTEGKALFPSPLIDRLCRMDSTLQIQSYSVFQMEEMVPSSVFHLLGEKMRNHKKDIPMEPLWQDIYSFFATEPIWEKRLSLLRKGFITTKKQELLSMKTITSLYGEKIFSSVSRLERFAACPFSYFAEYGLKATERKLYQLHTPDLGLLFHEVLELFSNKLQTENIPWASLSQEKTEEMIYEAVDLAAPKLGEAVLMDSAANQYLIRRLKRISARAAWTLVRHLKNGDFVPSGYEIGFGNHEALPPIVIELAEGKELVLSGKIDRVDLLDAQGKRYAKIIDYKSGSKAFNFQDIYYGLQLQLLVYLDAYLKHYERTETPIKPGGVFYFRISDPNLALNQEMRAEEIEEALYQKMQMSGLILEDEAVIQGLDHVFMEDMKGKSSAIVPVGYTKKGDPSSTAYLADEEQYKKLLSFVVNRGKELGNSIQSGVITPSPYRKNDQIPCTYCRFKSICRYDYEDEPKWRNLKKIAKKDFWDMIEE, from the coding sequence ATGGCATTGCGCTTTATCATCGGCACCGCCGGTACAGGAAAAACCCATCTTTGCATGGATGAAATAATTGATAAACAAAAAATGGGTCTAGGACGGCAGATTTATATTGTGCCTGAACAATTTACCTCTCAGGCAGAGCGTGATTTGATTGCACACAGCCCTCAAAATGCCATTCTCTTGGCTGAGGTTCTAAGCTTTGGCCGTCTAGCTTACCAAACTTTTTCAAAAAACGGTATGAGACAAAAGGCCCCTTTGGGGGACATTGGTAAATCCATGGCACTGCAGAAGGTTCTTTTGGATGAAAAAGAAAATCTCTCCTTTTTTGGCAACGTAATGAACAAGACAGGTTTTATAGACCAGCTTAGCCTGACGATTTCTGAATTTTTTCAATACTACATAGAGCCTTGCCAGCTTCTTGAAAAAGCACAAGCAGGAACCCTCACACAAGGCGTAACTGAAAAGCTAACAGACTTAGCAAAAATTTATGATGCTTATATTAAATTTACAAATAAGGATTACATCTTGGCTGATGAAACCCTTTCTCTTTTGGCAGCACAGCTTTCTGTTGAAAAACCCTTTCAAGAAACTGAACTATGGCTTGATGGTTTTTATGGCTTTACGCCTCAGGAATATTCTGTAATCGAAAATTTGTTAAAGCTATCAACACAAGTTAACGTTACACTGCCCATGGACGAAAAAAGTTTTTTTGCTCCATTTTTGCCCCAGTCTGCACCTTTTTACGAACCATATATTACGAAAAATAAATTAATACGCATTGCTGAAGAGAACGGTATTCCTTTAGCACCTTCTGTTTTTCTTTGGGAAAATCACAGAGCAGAAACCCAAGCATTAAAATCCTTGGAGAAATACTATTTTCAAGGTTACCATAAAAAATGCAGTCTGGCAGAGAGCATCTCCATTACCGCTTGCCCCACTAAGCAAGAGGAAATCACTTTTGCAGCAGGAAAAATCATCCGCCTTGTGCGGCAAAAAGGTCTTCGTTTTAAAGAAATGGCCATTGTAACCAATGCAATGGGTGCATATGAGAAAAGCCTGCGGAGTATTTTGCATGAATATGGAATTCCCTGCTTTATAGACAGCCGAAGGGAAATCACTTCCCATCCCCTGATTACTATGGTAACAGCACTGTTGGATTCGTTAATTTACGATTTTCGTTATGAAAATGTATTTTCTTATTTGAAATCCGGCCTAATTCCATTCTCCTATGAAGAGCAGGACGCCTTGGAAAATTACGTTCTCGCCTACGGAATTAAAGGCTATAAGTGGCTAAAAGAGAACTGGAAGTATGGTTTGAAAAAAGAAGGAGAAGAAACCATCGCCTATATGAACCTTTTACGGCAAAGGTTTTTGGAACCATTTCAACCATTTTTGCAATTAAAAAGAAAAGAGCGGCTCCCTCTTAAGGAATTTATCGCCCTTTTGTTTCAGCATCTGGAGGCTCTTCATGTTGCCGAAACACTTGTGACATGGACGGAAGAATCCAGAGAAAATGGTAACCCATCTAAAGCGGAGGAGCATCGACAAATATGGCAGCTTCTGCTACAAGTTCTGGATAAAGCAACGGAAATTTTGGGAGAAGAACCAATGACCATGGCGGAAGCTGCAAAAGTTTTGTCTGCCGGCCTTCAAAAGTGCACCATGGGAGTCATTCCTCCCACTACAGACTGCCTTGTGGTAGGAGATATTGAACGTTCTCGCCTGCCGGAAATTAAGTACCTCTTTGTCCTTGGCGTAAATGAAGGTGTCCTACCTTCTCCCTCCCAACCCCAAGGAATTTTTACGGAGACGGAACGTCAGCTTTTAACAGAAACAGGTATGGAACTGGCAAGCGGCGGAAAGCAAAAGGCCTTTGAAGAACAGTTTCTAATTTATCGTGGGCTCACACGCCCTTCCCAAGGCTTGTTTTTAACCTTTGCAAACGGTAACACAGAAGGAAAAGCCCTTTTTCCCTCACCTCTTATTGACCGTCTTTGCAGAATGGACAGCACTTTACAGATTCAATCTTATTCCGTATTTCAAATGGAAGAGATGGTTCCCTCATCGGTGTTTCATCTTCTGGGTGAAAAAATGCGTAACCACAAAAAAGATATCCCAATGGAACCACTTTGGCAGGATATCTATAGCTTTTTTGCTACCGAACCCATATGGGAAAAGCGGTTATCCTTACTGCGCAAAGGCTTTATAACAACAAAAAAACAAGAACTTCTCTCTATGAAAACAATCACAAGTTTATATGGTGAAAAAATTTTCTCCAGCGTATCCCGTTTAGAACGCTTTGCCGCCTGTCCTTTTTCTTACTTTGCGGAATATGGGCTGAAAGCGACAGAGCGAAAGCTTTATCAACTGCACACCCCTGATTTGGGGTTATTGTTCCATGAGGTGTTGGAGCTGTTCTCCAATAAACTTCAAACAGAGAATATTCCTTGGGCTTCCCTATCTCAAGAAAAAACGGAAGAAATGATTTATGAAGCAGTTGACCTTGCCGCACCTAAATTGGGAGAAGCAGTTTTAATGGATTCTGCGGCCAATCAATACCTCATCCGCCGTTTAAAACGCATTTCAGCCCGTGCCGCTTGGACATTGGTACGGCATTTGAAAAACGGAGATTTTGTGCCCTCAGGCTATGAAATCGGCTTTGGCAATCATGAAGCTCTCCCTCCCATCGTTATTGAATTAGCAGAGGGAAAAGAACTGGTGCTTTCGGGAAAAATTGACCGTGTGGATTTATTGGATGCCCAAGGAAAACGCTATGCAAAAATCATCGACTATAAATCTGGTTCCAAAGCCTTTAACTTTCAAGATATTTACTACGGCTTACAACTACAGTTGCTGGTTTATTTAGATGCCTATTTAAAGCATTACGAAAGAACAGAAACGCCAATAAAACCCGGTGGTGTATTTTACTTTAGAATTTCCGACCCTAATTTAGCACTCAATCAAGAGATGCGTGCAGAGGAAATTGAAGAAGCCTTATATCAAAAAATGCAAATGTCCGGTTTGATTTTAGAGGATGAAGCAGTCATTCAAGGCCTTGACCATGTTTTTATGGAGGATATGAAAGGAAAAAGCTCTGCAATTGTCCCCGTTGGATATACAAAAAAAGGAGACCCATCTTCAACCGCTTATCTAGCTGATGAAGAACAATATAAAAAGCTCCTTTCCTTTGTTGTCAATCGAGGGAAAGAGCTGGGAAATTCCATACAAAGTGGTGTCATTACCCCTTCTCCTTATCGTAAAAATGATCAAATCCCTTGCACTTATTGTCGTTTCAAATCCATTTGTCGTTATGATTATGAAGATGAACCCAAATGGCGCAACTTAAAGAAAATAGCCAAAAAGGATTTTTGGGACATGATTGAGGAATAA
- a CDS encoding ABC transporter ATP-binding protein, translated as MELFQKFSKYYRPYRFLFYMDLFCALIVSAIDLSFPLILNILNRGVFLGDGENIIKIIGYVGVLLLVMYVVRYFAQYFITSWGHIMGARMESDMRQDLFSHLQKLSFSYYDKNNTGDMMSRIVSDLFDISELAHHGPENIFMSMLKIAGSFIILFLLNVKLTLILIGVTIVMILFSYVRNKKMRAIFMDNRLKISGVNSRVQDSLSGIRVVKSFVNEAYENERFQESNQTFLESKNRSYRTMGGYMAGNSFFQGLFYTIIIVVGGLLIAKDELVATDLALYVLYVNIYMNPIELLLNFTEQFQKGYAGFRRFVEVLDTEAEIVDAMNATELVEVKGDIEYRDVSFSYDDSVSVLNHMSVEIKAGETMALVGPSGGGKTTFCSLLPRFYEVTEGAVLIDGKDIRSLTLESLRSAIGIVQQDVYIFSGNIRDNIAYGRLNATEKEIHEAAKNANIHEFILSLPEGYDTFVGERGTRLSGGQKQRIAIARVFLKNPKILILDEATSALDNESEKYIQESLERLSENRTTIVIAHRLSTIRNADEIVVLTDEGIAERGKHEVLLKKDGIYARYYYMQFEGIENRE; from the coding sequence ATGGAGCTTTTTCAAAAATTCAGTAAATATTATAGGCCATATCGCTTTTTATTTTATATGGATTTATTTTGTGCATTAATTGTATCAGCCATTGATTTATCTTTCCCGTTGATTCTAAATATTCTGAATCGAGGGGTTTTTCTGGGAGACGGAGAAAATATCATAAAAATCATTGGCTATGTAGGCGTTCTTTTGCTGGTGATGTATGTGGTGCGTTATTTTGCCCAGTACTTTATTACTTCTTGGGGGCACATAATGGGTGCCAGAATGGAAAGTGATATGCGGCAGGATTTGTTTTCTCATTTACAGAAACTGAGTTTTTCCTATTATGATAAAAACAACACGGGGGATATGATGTCTCGCATTGTATCCGATCTTTTTGATATATCCGAGCTTGCTCACCATGGGCCGGAGAATATTTTTATGTCAATGCTAAAGATAGCTGGCTCTTTTATCATTTTGTTTTTATTGAATGTTAAGCTAACGTTGATTTTAATTGGTGTGACCATAGTCATGATTCTTTTTTCTTACGTTAGAAATAAAAAGATGCGTGCCATTTTTATGGATAATAGATTGAAGATTTCAGGGGTCAATTCCCGTGTGCAGGACAGTCTTTCTGGCATTCGTGTGGTGAAATCCTTTGTAAATGAGGCATATGAAAATGAGAGATTTCAAGAAAGCAACCAAACCTTTTTGGAATCCAAAAATAGAAGCTATCGTACCATGGGTGGTTATATGGCGGGGAATTCCTTTTTTCAAGGCCTTTTCTATACCATTATTATTGTGGTGGGTGGATTATTAATTGCAAAGGATGAGCTTGTTGCTACCGATCTTGCTCTTTATGTTTTGTATGTCAATATTTATATGAACCCTATAGAGCTTTTGCTAAATTTTACTGAACAATTCCAGAAAGGCTATGCAGGATTTCGACGTTTTGTGGAGGTTCTTGATACAGAGGCGGAAATTGTTGATGCTATGAATGCGACTGAGTTGGTTGAGGTAAAGGGAGATATAGAATATCGGGATGTCTCTTTTAGCTATGACGACTCTGTGAGTGTTCTGAATCATATGAGTGTGGAAATCAAAGCCGGAGAAACCATGGCTTTGGTAGGTCCATCAGGGGGTGGAAAAACCACTTTTTGTTCCCTTTTACCCCGTTTTTATGAAGTCACGGAGGGAGCCGTGCTGATTGATGGGAAGGACATTCGCTCATTGACATTAGAATCTCTGCGTTCTGCCATTGGCATTGTACAGCAGGATGTTTATATTTTCTCCGGTAACATTCGGGATAATATTGCCTATGGCAGATTAAACGCAACGGAAAAAGAAATACATGAGGCTGCTAAAAATGCCAATATTCATGAGTTTATTCTCTCTCTTCCTGAGGGTTATGACACTTTTGTGGGAGAGAGGGGCACTCGCCTTTCGGGAGGACAAAAGCAAAGAATTGCCATTGCTCGTGTGTTTTTGAAAAATCCGAAAATTTTGATTCTTGATGAAGCTACCTCGGCCCTAGATAATGAGAGCGAAAAATATATTCAGGAGTCTTTGGAGAGACTTTCAGAAAATAGAACTACAATCGTGATTGCCCACAGACTCAGCACCATTCGCAATGCTGACGAAATCGTGGTTTTGACGGATGAGGGAATAGCGGAGAGAGGAAAGCACGAGGTGCTCTTGAAAAAAGATGGGATATATGCTCGTTATTATTACATGCAGTTTGAGGGCATTGAGAATAGAGAATAG
- a CDS encoding VOC family protein, with the protein MFTFNHYNFNVIDLEKSMDFYEKALGLKEVRRLESPDGSWKLVYLGDGVTDFNLELTWLKERTAPYSLGENEFHLAFETEDFDEAHKKHEELGCICFENPEMGIYFISDPDHYWIEIIPKG; encoded by the coding sequence ATGTTCACATTTAATCATTATAATTTTAATGTCATAGACCTGGAAAAAAGTATGGATTTTTATGAGAAAGCCCTTGGACTAAAAGAGGTTCGTAGATTAGAATCTCCCGATGGCAGTTGGAAACTGGTTTATCTTGGAGATGGAGTAACAGATTTTAATTTGGAATTGACATGGTTAAAAGAGAGAACTGCACCCTATAGCTTAGGTGAAAACGAATTTCATCTCGCCTTTGAAACAGAGGATTTTGACGAAGCCCACAAAAAGCATGAAGAATTAGGCTGTATCTGCTTCGAAAACCCAGAAATGGGAATTTATTTTATCAGTGATCCCGATCATTATTGGATCGAAATCATTCCAAAGGGATAA
- a CDS encoding phage tail spike protein, whose translation MITIHEKNSTTFDTLGLGALLPSLCTVKEELNGLYELELEHPYDEWGKWEDIEKERILVASTPRGKQPFRIYHIKPDMNGIQVNARQIFYDLLDNLCLNISVSGTAQTVINSIKNAFAYSMPFAFTTNMSGTGSVSASKVNPIAALLSDDEDASSFVKAFGGEILRDGFTVSMKTSIGQDRGVAIRYGKNLVGLEISEDISEVATRIYAFGKDGVSMSGGYLDSPYISSYRYPKIHVFEDSSLTYYELPGAVQALFNEGCDLPKVNIKANFQMLSQTAEYKEYSVLEEVQLGDVVTVSNVKMGFHKKAKVISYEWDCLLEQYNEVELGDFVADLTSSVTSGEKSLSTAVSASTEVKQVYGLITGKVTINDGGLYICVDGNSFDTATKLFHFGKYGLRFSATGTNGSWTTIIDSEGSVLSRM comes from the coding sequence ATGATTACCATACATGAAAAGAATAGCACAACATTTGATACTTTGGGCTTGGGGGCATTGCTTCCGAGCCTTTGTACTGTAAAAGAGGAATTAAATGGCCTGTATGAATTAGAGCTGGAACACCCTTATGATGAGTGGGGGAAATGGGAGGACATTGAAAAGGAGCGGATTCTTGTTGCATCCACGCCTCGTGGAAAACAGCCTTTTCGCATTTATCACATCAAACCAGATATGAATGGAATTCAGGTAAATGCTCGGCAAATTTTTTATGATTTGCTGGACAATCTTTGTTTGAATATCAGTGTATCAGGCACAGCTCAAACCGTGATAAACAGTATCAAAAATGCCTTTGCCTATTCCATGCCTTTTGCTTTTACAACCAATATGTCGGGGACAGGTTCAGTCTCTGCAAGCAAAGTAAACCCTATAGCCGCATTGCTTAGTGATGATGAAGATGCAAGTAGTTTTGTAAAGGCCTTTGGTGGGGAAATCCTGCGGGACGGCTTTACTGTTTCTATGAAAACTTCTATTGGACAGGATCGTGGTGTTGCCATTCGATACGGCAAAAACCTTGTAGGGTTGGAGATTAGTGAGGATATTTCAGAGGTGGCCACAAGAATTTACGCCTTTGGAAAAGACGGTGTGTCAATGTCGGGCGGGTACCTGGATAGCCCATATATTAGTAGCTACCGCTACCCCAAAATCCATGTATTCGAGGATAGCAGTTTGACTTATTATGAATTACCCGGGGCTGTTCAAGCTTTATTTAATGAGGGTTGCGATTTACCCAAGGTTAATATTAAGGCTAATTTCCAGATGCTTTCCCAAACAGCAGAATACAAGGAGTACTCTGTTTTGGAAGAAGTTCAGTTGGGGGACGTAGTGACGGTTTCTAATGTAAAAATGGGCTTTCATAAGAAAGCCAAGGTCATTTCCTATGAGTGGGATTGCTTGCTTGAACAATACAATGAGGTGGAATTGGGGGATTTTGTTGCAGACTTGACATCATCTGTAACCAGCGGGGAGAAGAGCCTTTCCACAGCGGTGAGTGCATCTACCGAGGTAAAACAGGTTTACGGGTTGATTACAGGAAAAGTCACAATAAATGATGGGGGGCTTTATATCTGTGTGGATGGAAATTCTTTTGATACCGCTACAAAGTTATTTCATTTCGGAAAATATGGATTAAGATTTAGTGCTACAGGAACAAATGGCAGTTGGACAACTATTATAGATAGTGAAGGGAGTGTACTATCGCGAATGTAG
- a CDS encoding XkdX family protein, translating into MIYKIVKRYFDSQIYSAENVGMFVKSGKITAEQYAEITGQEYEVV; encoded by the coding sequence ATGATTTATAAAATTGTAAAGCGGTATTTTGATTCTCAGATTTATTCTGCTGAGAATGTAGGTATGTTCGTAAAAAGTGGCAAAATCACAGCAGAGCAGTATGCAGAAATAACAGGGCAGGAGTATGAGGTGGTTTAA
- a CDS encoding BppU family phage baseplate upper protein has product MAQVYDKFVVDVKVKRDSIITAVQNDSNSRFLDVYLKDNGLPINLSGHEVRIYCRKPEDGGEIYNNGVITEAANGRCQFPLTDQTLAKVGYVEAQIIIYYQNVQILQTMEFKIHVVKSLFSKNAVQSSNEYGALVVLYQNLYEAYDLMTNMVQNIGVPGEIAEQLTIDTMWDAWEYLCNYVSEDLTTLLQNAINNNSVDGVVERLGNTADIGGTATAGTVMGKLNALTDFNWNYQMVQRVKSSAVTTIPAPVASGTQGTANFGIEFDTPVPLDYIKINILSVPSGYSDRSGITGNIRLTYYDNTTQVISLVYSNWNYTYYLYLGAVFGFAYHVYGSSALSGALTTASVPNFKTAYIKKVEALNWYHRNAITDPPITGTCNVRVDVYYNEMTKVRG; this is encoded by the coding sequence ATGGCCCAAGTTTATGATAAGTTTGTTGTTGATGTGAAAGTAAAGAGAGATAGCATTATTACGGCTGTGCAGAACGACTCTAACAGCCGTTTTTTAGATGTTTATTTGAAGGACAACGGATTGCCCATTAATCTATCAGGTCATGAGGTACGAATTTATTGTAGGAAGCCCGAGGACGGTGGCGAGATTTACAATAACGGTGTGATTACGGAGGCGGCTAACGGCAGGTGTCAATTCCCTCTAACAGACCAGACCCTTGCAAAAGTGGGATATGTGGAAGCACAGATTATTATTTACTACCAAAACGTACAAATTTTGCAAACCATGGAGTTTAAAATTCATGTGGTAAAAAGTTTGTTCTCCAAAAATGCTGTACAAAGTAGTAACGAATACGGCGCATTGGTGGTACTATATCAAAATCTATATGAAGCCTATGATTTAATGACTAACATGGTTCAAAATATTGGCGTTCCCGGGGAGATCGCGGAACAGCTTACCATCGATACTATGTGGGATGCTTGGGAATACCTTTGCAATTATGTTTCCGAGGATTTAACCACACTGCTACAGAATGCAATCAATAACAACTCTGTGGATGGGGTTGTGGAGAGGTTGGGAAATACTGCGGACATAGGCGGAACGGCAACGGCAGGTACGGTAATGGGGAAGCTAAATGCATTAACAGATTTTAACTGGAATTATCAGATGGTTCAGAGGGTAAAAAGCAGTGCTGTTACAACAATTCCTGCACCGGTAGCCAGCGGCACCCAAGGAACGGCAAATTTTGGTATTGAGTTTGATACTCCTGTTCCATTGGATTATATAAAAATAAATATCTTAAGTGTTCCTAGTGGTTATAGTGACAGGTCTGGGATTACAGGAAATATCAGGCTTACTTATTATGATAACACAACACAAGTAATCAGCTTGGTTTATAGTAATTGGAATTACACTTATTATTTATATCTGGGTGCGGTTTTTGGCTTTGCTTATCATGTGTACGGCTCAAGTGCTTTATCGGGAGCATTGACAACGGCTTCTGTACCCAACTTTAAGACTGCTTACATAAAAAAAGTAGAGGCATTGAATTGGTATCACAGGAATGCCATAACCGATCCACCCATTACAGGAACATGTAATGTAAGAGTAGATGTTTACTACAATGAGATGACAAAGGTGAGGGGATAA
- a CDS encoding distal tail protein Dit has protein sequence MLESYFIFKGKDSRDMDILISAMPDIVKPRRREEEVAIPGRNGVLTIDEGTYEGYTISVECGARGTEKLEEIAAWLDGSGDLILSTEPDKIYKARISNAISIADVIYLYISFLVQFKVFPFKYSVNAFGDNFTLTRPCSIHNKGTVYSEPTMTIYGNGNIILTVNGTNYGLNGINGSVTIDSEMMEVYKDATYANDKYSALDFPRFEVGENSVSWTGSVTKIEVEPKWRWL, from the coding sequence GTGTTAGAGTCTTATTTTATTTTTAAAGGAAAAGACAGCAGAGATATGGACATTTTGATTTCTGCTATGCCCGACATTGTGAAGCCTCGTCGTCGAGAAGAGGAGGTGGCAATTCCCGGGAGAAACGGTGTTTTAACCATAGATGAGGGTACATATGAAGGGTATACCATTTCTGTGGAATGTGGTGCAAGGGGGACAGAAAAGCTGGAAGAAATAGCGGCATGGTTAGACGGGAGTGGGGATTTGATTTTATCAACGGAGCCTGACAAGATTTACAAGGCGAGAATCAGCAATGCCATTTCAATCGCTGATGTAATTTATTTGTATATTTCCTTTTTGGTGCAGTTTAAGGTTTTTCCATTTAAGTATTCTGTAAATGCCTTTGGGGATAACTTTACCCTTACCAGACCGTGTTCTATTCACAACAAAGGTACCGTTTATTCTGAGCCTACGATGACGATTTATGGTAATGGAAACATCATTTTAACCGTAAACGGCACGAATTATGGACTAAATGGTATAAATGGGAGTGTAACCATTGATAGTGAGATGATGGAAGTTTATAAAGACGCTACCTATGCAAACGACAAATACTCTGCTTTGGATTTTCCCCGCTTTGAGGTAGGGGAGAATAGTGTCAGTTGGACAGGAAGTGTAACAAAAATAGAAGTGGAACCGAAATGGAGGTGGTTATAA
- a CDS encoding bacteriophage Gp15 family protein, producing MNLLIDALPKKIWIDDKEYPFRWDFRVGILYELLMLDKDVEGAEKPLLALHLFYPEVPINWKMALEGIQWFYRSGESEKTSNQKRSHRKQERTYSFEHDASYIYSAFLEQYGIDLTQEKQLHWWKFRALFQGLREDIAFCKIMGYRSMEISESMGKEQKEFYRRMKTIHRLPFSKGEAEKLSAIEAALLTGGDLSGLL from the coding sequence ATGAACCTTTTAATTGACGCACTGCCAAAAAAGATTTGGATTGATGATAAGGAGTACCCATTTCGATGGGACTTTCGTGTGGGAATTTTATATGAATTATTAATGTTGGACAAAGATGTGGAAGGGGCTGAAAAGCCCCTTCTTGCTTTGCATTTATTTTACCCTGAGGTTCCAATAAACTGGAAGATGGCTTTAGAAGGGATTCAATGGTTTTATCGATCAGGAGAGTCGGAAAAAACGTCAAATCAAAAGAGAAGCCATAGAAAGCAGGAAAGGACTTATTCTTTTGAACATGATGCTTCTTATATATACAGTGCCTTCTTAGAGCAGTATGGAATAGATCTAACACAGGAAAAACAACTGCATTGGTGGAAATTTCGGGCGCTATTTCAGGGTTTAAGGGAAGATATAGCTTTTTGCAAAATTATGGGATATCGTTCCATGGAAATTTCAGAAAGTATGGGTAAGGAACAAAAAGAGTTTTACCGTAGAATGAAAACAATACATAGACTTCCCTTCTCTAAGGGTGAGGCGGAGAAGTTATCTGCAATAGAGGCTGCTCTTTTAACAGGAGGGGATTTATCAGGGCTATTATAA
- a CDS encoding minor capsid protein, which yields MSFSVDLSSLDVLKKSQGLGKEGRIQRYIDQEVIRRMALFTPFGTGALQNSAYGKNGEVIYTVPYAKFLYYGKVMVSTSTGSTWARAGEEKVVANRALTFKGAPMRGSYWFLRMKAHYGREILKGAGRQIGK from the coding sequence ATGAGTTTTTCGGTGGATTTAAGCAGTTTAGATGTACTGAAAAAAAGTCAGGGTTTAGGTAAGGAAGGAAGAATACAGAGGTATATTGATCAAGAGGTGATTCGCCGCATGGCACTCTTTACTCCCTTTGGCACAGGGGCATTGCAAAACAGTGCTTATGGTAAAAACGGTGAGGTGATTTACACTGTACCCTACGCAAAATTCCTATATTATGGAAAGGTAATGGTGAGCACCAGCACCGGCTCAACATGGGCAAGGGCTGGTGAAGAAAAAGTGGTTGCCAACAGGGCGTTGACATTCAAAGGAGCACCTATGCGGGGGTCATATTGGTTTTTGCGAATGAAGGCACATTATGGGCGGGAAATTTTGAAAGGGGCAGGAAGACAAATTGGAAAATAA